The DNA segment AGCCTGCTGGCGATGACGCCAGCCAATTCACCACAGTTCTGATGCCGAACCGAAATCCACTGTAGGAGTGAGCCTGCTCGCGATGGCGGTGTGTCAGCTTCGATGAAATTGACTGACACATCGCCATCGCGAGCAGGCTCACTCCTACAAGGGTTTGTGTCACGGCATGAACTGAGCACATCCGCCCAATCCCTCCCCCCGCAATTCCCCGATCATCCCGGCCAACCCCACCACCGCTGGCCACTGACCATGATCGACCGCGCCCCTTCGCGCCTCACCCTGCTTGCGCTGCTCTGCGGTCTGCACACCACCGCCCACGCCAGCGGTTTCTTCGACGATGCTAAAAGCCAGGTCCTGAGCCGCAATTTCTACCTGAGCAACGACTACCGCTCGCCCACACCCTCTGGCAAAAACTACAAACAGGAATGGGCTCAAGGCTTTATCGGCACCTTCTCATCCGGTTTCACCGAAGGCAGCGTCGGCTTCGGTATCGATGCCCACGCCTTCGCCGGGCTGAAACTGGACGGTGGCAGAGGCCATTCCGGAACTGGCCTGCTGCCCGTCGACAGCAACGGCCGCAGCGAAAACGACTACTCCAGCGCCGGTGGTTCGCTGAAACTGAAAGCCTCACGCACCACCCTCGCCTTCGGCGAAATGGCCGTCGAAACCCCGGTGTTCGACACCTCCGACAAACGCCTGCAACCGGAATACGCCACGGGTTTTCTGCTCAACAGCGCCGAGTTCGACAACGCCAACCTGGTCGCCGGCCACTTCACCGCGTTCAAGAACCAGGATAGCTCCTCCGGCCACGGCGATTTCTACGGTTACGGCGCTAACACCGAGACCGGCGGCATCAGCTTTGTCGGCGCGGACCTGTTCAGCGACGAGCCGCTGGGCGGCGCGCTGTACGCCTCGGAGCTGAGCGACACCTGGCACCAGTACTACGGCAATCTGCATTTCAAACAGTCCGGTCTGCTGCTCGATGCCAACCTCTACCACACCCGCGACACCGGCCGCGCATTGGTCGGCGAGATCGACAACACCGCGTTCAGCCTGTCCGGCAAATACGCCTTCGGCCCACACGCCGTTATGCTCGGCTGGCAACGCATCAACGGCGACACCCCCTTCGATTTCGTCGGCGGTGACTCGATCTACCTCGCCAACTCAATCAAATACGCCGATTTCAACGGCGCCAAAGAACGCTCCTGGCAAGCCCGCTACGACCTCGACCTCGGCGCCTTCGGCATCCCGGGTTTGAAGTTCATGACCCGCTACGTCACCGGCAACCACATCGACGGCACCCACGCCCCCAAGGACGGCGCGTACAACCCGTTCGACGCCGACAGCGGCCAATACCAGCCACAGCAAGGCGATGGCGGCAAGCACTGGGAACGCGATATCGACTTGAAATACGTCGTCCAGTCTGGCGCGGCCAAGGACCTGTCGCTGCAGCTGTCGCACGTCACCCACCGGGCGAACGAGGCGCAGGCCGGCGATGACATTGACCGGATTTATGTGGTGATCGAGTACCCGTTGGGCTTCTGACGGCTGCTTGATTTGAAATGCAATCAACCTGTGGGAGCCAGCCTGCTGGCGATGGCTGACCTTCAGTCAATTAGTGGTTGAATGTTCAACCGCTATCGCTTGCAGGCAAGCTCCCACGGGTTCTATGTGATGGCTGAATGTTCAGGCACACCCAAGTTCCCTGTGGGAGCCAGCCTGCTGGCGATGGCTGACCTTCAGTCAATTAGTGGTTGAATGTTCAACCGCTATCGCTTGCAGGCAAGCTCCCACAGGTTCTATGTGATGGCTGAATGTTCAGGCACACCCAAGTTCCCTGTGGGAGCCAGCCTGCTGGCGTTGGCTGACCTTCAGTCAATTAGTGGTTGAATGTTCAACCGCTATCGCTTGCAGGCAAGCTCCCACAGGTTCTATGTGATGGCTGAATGTCCAGGCACACCCAAGTTCCCTGTGGGAGCCAGCCTGCTGGCGATGGCTGACCTTCAGTCAATTAGTGGTTGAATGTTCAACCGCTATCGCTTGCAGGCAAGCTCCCACAGGTTCTATGTGATGGCTGAATGTCCAGGCACACCCAAGTTCCCTGTGGGAGCCAGCCTGCTGGCGATGGCGGCAGGTCAGCCACAACACTTGTGGCTGAACGAACGCTATCGCGAGCAGGCTCACTCCTACAAGGGTATTGGGCAAGTTCGCAAGGCTGGCGGCGGTTGACGGGTTTGGCCGCACTCCCTATCCTCGCGCCCTGTCACGACTCATTCGTGACCGGGTTTGACGGCTCGGCAATCCTCAAGGTGTGCATTGTTTTCCAAATGACTTAGGAGCTACGCCGATGTCCGAGCCAACTACAAAGTCCATTCCCCGCGACAAAGTCTCTCACCACCCTTTCACCGTCCAACCCGATATCCCCCTCCTCGACGCCCTGGAACACGCGGCCGTTTACCTCAATTGCGCCGAAGTCCTCGCCCACCAGGCCACCAACATCGCTCGCCCGGACCACAGCAGCTCCTTGCGCTGGGCCAGCCAGCAAATGCTCGCCAACGCCCGCGCTTTGATCGTGGCCTCCATCAACGGTGAGCAAGCCGCTCAGACCAAGGTGAACGTATGAATGCCCATCTTTCGATGACCCACAACGAACACAGCGCCCCCGTTCTGCTGGTTGCCACCGAAGCCCCGCTCGACGTCTTGCACAGCAGCGCCGCCAGTCGCTTTCTCGCCGTCACGCAGATGATGGAAAGCCTCGCCAGCCTGGATATCGCCTCAGCCAAAGGCGCCGACGTACAGCAACTGGCGCACGCGGCGGCGATGTTGCTGCGTGATGGTTGCGATGTGATGGATGTGTTGGGCCGGCAGATTCGTTTGCGGGTTTGATATATACCCAAATACCACTGCCAAAATACAAGCTGTGGGAGCGAGCCTGCTCGCGAAGGCGTTCGGCCAGACACTGAGAGTGTCGACTGGTACACCGCCTTCGCGAGCAAGCTCGCTCCCACACAGGACTGCGGATAGCGTTGAGTAAAACTGGCGGAGGGCAGCCGGAGTCGAACCTGCCCGGGAACGGATGCCGTCCCCAACCGGGTTTGAAGCCCGGCCGCGCCACCGGGCGCGATTGCCTTCCTTGATTCATTGCGCGTTGGCATTCGCCAGCGCGTTGTCGTAACGGATCTGCCGTGATTCGCCGATGCGCCGGGTCAGGCCCAGTCGGTCGAAATACTCCAGATACTGAATACAGCGTTTGCGTCCCAAGCCTAGCGCATCGCGGAAGGTTGTCACCTGGATCTGCGGATTTTCCGCGGCCAGTGTCAGCAGCACCTCGGCCATGCGGCGCAGTTGCGCGTCAGCCAGAAACAGGTCGCGCACTACTTGATGCATCAGCCCAAGCCGCGCGCGTTTGCGCAGCAGCAGGCGTACGGCGGCGTCATCGTGGCCGAGCATTTTGGCGACGTCGCGGACCCACGGCGGGTCGAATTCGGCGTTGTCGAACAGCGGTTGCAGTTGTTGCCACAGGGCTTGGTCCTCGGCATTCAGGCGCACCTGATGTTCGGGCAGGTGCAGCCAGGGGCCGCTGGTGTGGATCGAGCCGGCGCTGAGCAGTTCGTCGAGCAGGCTGATAAACGTCGAACGCTCCAGCGCCAGACCACTGAAACGTCGCAGACGATCTCGGTCAGGCCCCATTTGGTCGGGTTCTTGTTCATGGAATTGCGCGAGGCGTTGCAGCAGATTGAATTTCAGTTGCGCCCAGCGCTGCACGTTGAACAGCAGCGGGCCTTGGCGGGTGTCGATCAGGCGGACGTTTTGCGCTAACGACCACGATGCGCGCGGGCGATTGAACTGGCGTTCGAGGCGCTGCGGATCGAGCCCGCCAGCGCTGTGGTTGAGCAGTACCGGCAAGGCCTGTTCGAAGCTGTCGCTGCCGGCCAGGGTTTGCAGTTGCGCCAGACGTTCGGGGCTGCGGCGTTGCCGCGCCGGGGCGAACGGATCGAGCACGGTGCCGCCGCCCAAGGTGCGTTGCGCGCTGGCGTCGCGCAGGATCAGCCGGTCGCCCTGCACCGCGTGCACCGGCGCATTGATCAACAATTGCGCGAACATGCGTTCGCCGGGGCCCAACCGTGGGCCTTCGAGCAAGGCGACGCGGGCGATCACGTCTTGGGTGCCGAGGTGTACGTGCACCGGGTGGAAGTGTTCGAAGGTGCGTTCGCCGGGCAGCAGTTGAAAGTCGATGTCGACCCGTTGCGTCGGCGCGTGCAGCCACTCGCTCAGCAGCCATTGGCCGCGATGGATTTGCGCCAATTCCAGGCGCTCGCCGCTCAGGTTCAGCGCCACGCGTTGGCCGGCGAAGGCCTGTTCGGCGGGTTGATTTTGCGCATGCAGGCCACGCACGCGAACGGTTTTGCCGGACGGCGCGAGGGTGAGTTTGTCGCCGACCGACACCGTGCCCGACAGCGCCGTGCCGGTGACGACGATCCCGGCGCCGGCCACGCTGAACGCGCGATCGATCGCCAGACGAAATCCACCTTCGCCACTGCGCGCCTGCACCTCGTTTTGCGCCTGCAACAACGCCGCGCGCAACTCATCGACACCCCGCCCGCTCACGCTCGACACGGTAAAGAGCGGGGCGTCGGCAAACGGCCCCGG comes from the Pseudomonas granadensis genome and includes:
- a CDS encoding DUF3077 domain-containing protein, with the protein product MSEPTTKSIPRDKVSHHPFTVQPDIPLLDALEHAAVYLNCAEVLAHQATNIARPDHSSSLRWASQQMLANARALIVASINGEQAAQTKVNV
- a CDS encoding OprD family porin, translating into MIDRAPSRLTLLALLCGLHTTAHASGFFDDAKSQVLSRNFYLSNDYRSPTPSGKNYKQEWAQGFIGTFSSGFTEGSVGFGIDAHAFAGLKLDGGRGHSGTGLLPVDSNGRSENDYSSAGGSLKLKASRTTLAFGEMAVETPVFDTSDKRLQPEYATGFLLNSAEFDNANLVAGHFTAFKNQDSSSGHGDFYGYGANTETGGISFVGADLFSDEPLGGALYASELSDTWHQYYGNLHFKQSGLLLDANLYHTRDTGRALVGEIDNTAFSLSGKYAFGPHAVMLGWQRINGDTPFDFVGGDSIYLANSIKYADFNGAKERSWQARYDLDLGAFGIPGLKFMTRYVTGNHIDGTHAPKDGAYNPFDADSGQYQPQQGDGGKHWERDIDLKYVVQSGAAKDLSLQLSHVTHRANEAQAGDDIDRIYVVIEYPLGF
- a CDS encoding short-chain dehydrogenase, with the translated sequence MNAHLSMTHNEHSAPVLLVATEAPLDVLHSSAASRFLAVTQMMESLASLDIASAKGADVQQLAHAAAMLLRDGCDVMDVLGRQIRLRV
- the selB gene encoding selenocysteine-specific translation elongation factor: MIVGTAGHIDHGKTSLLQALTGQTGDRRPQERERGMTIDLGYLYAELQPGAGLSGFIDVPGHEKFTHNMLAGARGIDLVLLVVAADDGVMPQTREHLAIVELLGIPRALVAITKCDRVEAGRVEEIQRQVLDLFAPGPFADAPLFTVSSVSGRGVDELRAALLQAQNEVQARSGEGGFRLAIDRAFSVAGAGIVVTGTALSGTVSVGDKLTLAPSGKTVRVRGLHAQNQPAEQAFAGQRVALNLSGERLELAQIHRGQWLLSEWLHAPTQRVDIDFQLLPGERTFEHFHPVHVHLGTQDVIARVALLEGPRLGPGERMFAQLLINAPVHAVQGDRLILRDASAQRTLGGGTVLDPFAPARQRRSPERLAQLQTLAGSDSFEQALPVLLNHSAGGLDPQRLERQFNRPRASWSLAQNVRLIDTRQGPLLFNVQRWAQLKFNLLQRLAQFHEQEPDQMGPDRDRLRRFSGLALERSTFISLLDELLSAGSIHTSGPWLHLPEHQVRLNAEDQALWQQLQPLFDNAEFDPPWVRDVAKMLGHDDAAVRLLLRKRARLGLMHQVVRDLFLADAQLRRMAEVLLTLAAENPQIQVTTFRDALGLGRKRCIQYLEYFDRLGLTRRIGESRQIRYDNALANANAQ